The proteins below come from a single Ruegeria sp. SCSIO 43209 genomic window:
- a CDS encoding threonine/serine dehydratase, translating into MSNIDMIEAAAERLKGHVRETPLLSSPFLDEIAGRRVLIKPECLQHTGSFKFRGAWSAISALDEAARNRGVIAYSSGNHAQGVAYAAAQHGVSSVIVMPSDAPKLKIENTRALGGEVVLYDRASESREDIGEALAAERGLTLIRPYDEPQVIAGQGTTGLELARQARALGVTEGDVLICCGGGGLTSGIALALERHAPGLRPRPCEPEGFEDVKRSLASGTIQSNDATSGNICDAILTPQPGQITFPILQRLCGPGLSVSEQESLRAMAFAFLRLKIVLEPGGAVSLASALFRKDQIDGNAVIVVASGGNVDPQIFERALEFLT; encoded by the coding sequence ATGAGCAACATAGACATGATCGAAGCCGCCGCCGAGCGGCTGAAAGGTCACGTGCGCGAGACGCCGCTTCTGTCATCGCCTTTCCTGGATGAAATCGCGGGTCGCCGCGTGCTGATCAAACCCGAATGCCTGCAACACACCGGCAGTTTCAAATTTCGCGGCGCGTGGTCAGCTATTTCGGCATTGGATGAAGCGGCGCGCAACCGGGGCGTCATCGCCTATTCCTCGGGCAATCACGCACAGGGTGTTGCCTATGCAGCGGCTCAACATGGAGTCTCGTCCGTCATCGTCATGCCCTCGGATGCGCCGAAGCTGAAGATTGAAAACACCCGCGCGCTGGGCGGTGAGGTCGTCCTTTATGACCGCGCCAGCGAAAGCCGCGAAGACATCGGCGAGGCATTGGCTGCCGAGCGCGGTTTGACCTTGATCAGGCCTTATGACGAACCGCAAGTGATCGCTGGCCAGGGAACAACGGGACTGGAGCTGGCGCGTCAGGCACGGGCGCTGGGCGTGACCGAAGGTGACGTTCTGATCTGCTGTGGCGGCGGCGGGCTGACATCTGGTATCGCGCTGGCGTTAGAGCGTCACGCGCCCGGTCTGCGCCCTCGTCCATGCGAGCCTGAAGGGTTCGAAGACGTGAAACGCTCGCTGGCAAGCGGGACGATCCAAAGCAACGACGCTACTTCGGGAAACATCTGCGACGCAATCCTGACGCCACAGCCGGGGCAGATAACCTTTCCCATCCTGCAGCGGCTTTGCGGCCCTGGTCTGTCGGTATCTGAACAGGAATCCCTACGCGCCATGGCCTTTGCGTTTCTGCGTCTGAAGATCGTGCTGGAACCCGGAGGAGCGGTTTCGCTGGCCTCTGCCCTGTTTCGCAAGGATCA
- a CDS encoding alpha/beta fold hydrolase gives MAYFTTSDGKRLYYEDTGTGHPLLCLAGLTRNCRDFSFLAPHMSDLRMIAMDYRGRGKSDFDANYMNYNILREGQDAVELLDQLGLKKVTLLGTSRGGLVAMALAASHPDRLAGVILNDVGPVIEPGGIAKIMDYVGNPPSSQSYDEAAQVLHAMMAPQFPGIAQDVWKQQVEHQYIQTGTGLELRYDPALRQALIEQAAITPAPDLWPLFDALSTIPTGVIRGANSDLLSAATVQMMHAHHPELISTEVPGRGHVPFLNEPQSLDLIRKILDAK, from the coding sequence ATGGCATATTTCACCACCTCGGACGGCAAACGCCTGTACTATGAAGATACCGGCACGGGCCATCCTCTGCTTTGCTTGGCTGGCTTGACGCGCAACTGCCGCGACTTTTCATTTCTTGCGCCACATATGAGTGATCTTCGTATGATTGCGATGGATTATCGCGGGCGCGGCAAGTCCGATTTTGATGCGAACTACATGAATTACAACATCCTGCGCGAAGGACAGGATGCGGTTGAACTGCTGGATCAACTGGGCTTGAAGAAAGTGACCCTGTTGGGCACATCACGCGGGGGGCTGGTCGCCATGGCGCTGGCCGCCAGCCATCCTGACCGGCTGGCAGGTGTTATCCTGAACGACGTTGGCCCGGTGATCGAACCCGGTGGCATTGCCAAGATTATGGACTATGTCGGCAATCCCCCAAGTTCACAATCCTATGATGAGGCTGCGCAGGTCCTGCACGCGATGATGGCACCTCAGTTCCCGGGCATCGCTCAGGACGTCTGGAAACAGCAGGTAGAACATCAATACATCCAGACCGGAACCGGGCTGGAGTTGCGCTATGACCCCGCATTGCGACAAGCGTTGATCGAGCAGGCCGCCATCACCCCGGCACCGGACCTGTGGCCTTTGTTCGACGCCCTGAGCACGATCCCCACCGGTGTGATCCGCGGCGCAAACTCTGACCTTTTAAGCGCTGCCACAGTGCAAATGATGCACGCACACCACCCCGAATTGATCTCGACCGAAGTGCCGGGCCGAGGACATGTCCCGTTCCTGAACGAGCCTCAATCCCTAGACCTGATCCGCAAGATACTGGACGCCAAATGA
- a CDS encoding haloacid dehalogenase type II: MAITTCIFDAYGTLFDVAAAARQAAAEPEFETLADKWPELANHWRLKQLQYTWLRAVADAHCDFWDVTQDGLDWALEAVGLQGDNTLRQRLLDLYWELQAYPEVPDMLKALKAGGLQTAILSNGSPPMLNGAVQSAAIGDVLDDVLSVESVGVFKPHASVYDLVQNRFGCARDEVLFVSSNGWDAAGASGYGFVTAWVNRAGEPMDRLPWKPAHVLPDLTTIPQLAGL; encoded by the coding sequence ATGGCTATCACCACGTGTATATTCGACGCTTATGGCACTCTGTTTGACGTGGCCGCCGCCGCAAGGCAGGCCGCAGCGGAACCGGAGTTCGAAACGTTGGCTGATAAATGGCCCGAGTTGGCCAATCACTGGCGTTTAAAGCAACTGCAATATACTTGGTTGCGTGCTGTCGCTGATGCGCATTGTGACTTTTGGGATGTCACGCAAGATGGGCTGGATTGGGCCTTGGAAGCGGTAGGCCTTCAGGGGGATAACACCCTTCGGCAGCGTCTGCTCGATTTGTATTGGGAGTTGCAGGCCTATCCCGAGGTCCCCGATATGTTGAAGGCGCTGAAGGCCGGTGGGTTGCAGACCGCCATCCTGTCCAACGGTTCACCCCCGATGCTGAACGGGGCGGTGCAGTCTGCCGCGATCGGTGATGTGCTGGATGATGTTCTGTCGGTCGAAAGCGTGGGGGTCTTCAAACCCCATGCCAGCGTATACGATCTGGTGCAGAACCGCTTCGGCTGCGCGCGCGATGAAGTGCTGTTCGTCAGCTCAAACGGGTGGGACGCTGCCGGGGCCAGTGGCTATGGATTTGTCACAGCTTGGGTCAACCGCGCTGGCGAACCAATGGACCGTCTGCCGTGGAAACCTGCACATGTGCTGCCAGACCTGACGACGATCCCTCAATTGGCAGGGCTTTGA
- a CDS encoding peptidylprolyl isomerase yields the protein MTAIKQGDTVRIHYTGTLLDGKVFDSSEGRDPLEFAVGSGQIIPGLDAALPGMEIGEKKRVEIDCVDAYGPINPGMRQQIPREGIPDDIPLEPGTQLQMQTPDGQALPVTVVEVDEATVTLDANHPLAGQDLVFDIEIVSIN from the coding sequence ATGACCGCAATCAAACAAGGCGACACGGTTCGCATCCACTACACCGGAACTCTGCTGGACGGCAAAGTCTTCGACAGTTCCGAGGGGCGCGATCCGTTGGAGTTTGCGGTTGGTTCCGGGCAGATCATACCCGGTCTGGACGCTGCCCTGCCGGGCATGGAGATTGGCGAGAAGAAGCGTGTCGAGATCGATTGCGTTGACGCCTATGGCCCGATCAATCCGGGCATGCGGCAGCAGATCCCGCGTGAAGGCATCCCGGATGACATTCCGCTTGAACCGGGCACGCAGTTACAGATGCAAACTCCTGACGGTCAGGCATTGCCAGTGACTGTCGTCGAGGTAGATGAGGCGACAGTGACCTTGGATGCAAATCATCCACTAGCGGGGCAAGATCTGGTCTTCGATATCGAAATCGTTTCGATCAACTGA
- a CDS encoding enoyl-ACP reductase — MSDILKGKRGLIMGVANDRSIAWGIAKAMHEAGAELAFTYQGEAFGKRLEPLAQSLGSDFMVDADVTDDDSLDRAFGELSARWPTIDFVVHAIAYSDKSELTGRFLNTTRANFKHSLDVSAYSFIEVARRAYPLMKDNGGTLLTLTYQGSNKVVPNYNVMGVAKAALESATRYLANDLGPEGIRVNAISPGPMKTLAGAAIGGARKTYKFCDQNAPMRSNATLEAVGGTAVYLASDAGSYTSGEIIRVDGGYHILGMPQPEAM; from the coding sequence ATGTCGGATATTCTCAAGGGTAAACGCGGCCTGATCATGGGCGTGGCTAATGACCGCTCTATCGCGTGGGGCATCGCCAAAGCCATGCACGAAGCGGGCGCTGAGCTGGCTTTCACCTATCAGGGCGAGGCATTTGGCAAACGGCTCGAACCGCTGGCCCAAAGCTTGGGCAGCGACTTCATGGTCGATGCGGATGTGACCGATGATGATTCACTGGATCGCGCGTTTGGCGAGTTGTCCGCCCGCTGGCCAACAATAGATTTTGTTGTCCACGCTATCGCTTATTCGGACAAGTCCGAACTGACCGGTCGATTCTTGAACACCACGCGGGCAAACTTCAAACACTCGCTGGATGTGTCGGCCTATTCGTTCATCGAAGTTGCCCGTCGCGCTTATCCGCTGATGAAGGACAATGGCGGCACGTTGTTGACCCTGACCTATCAGGGGTCGAACAAGGTTGTACCAAACTACAATGTCATGGGCGTCGCCAAGGCTGCGCTGGAATCGGCGACGCGCTATCTGGCGAACGATCTGGGCCCCGAGGGTATTCGCGTGAACGCCATCTCGCCCGGCCCGATGAAAACATTGGCAGGTGCGGCTATTGGTGGTGCACGCAAGACCTACAAGTTCTGCGACCAGAACGCACCTATGCGTTCGAATGCCACGCTGGAGGCCGTCGGAGGCACCGCCGTGTATCTTGCGTCCGACGCCGGCAGCTATACTTCGGGTGAGATCATCCGCGTCGATGGCGGGTATCATATTCTGGGCATGCCCCAGCCAGAGGCCATGTGA
- the fabB gene encoding beta-ketoacyl-ACP synthase I yields the protein MRRVVVTGLGVVSSIGNNAEEVLASLKAGKSGIVASEQMVEHGFRSQIAGSLKIDVADHVDKRTLRFMGPGAAYAHIAMNQAIADAGLTEDQVVNPRTGLVAGSGGPSTSAMLTAHQTVLKTGATKRIGPFAVPKCMCSTISANLATAFKIKGINYSITSACSTSLHCIGNAAEQIMLGKQDVMFAGGGEELDWTLSCLFDAMGAMSSKYNDTPDKASRAFDQNRDGFVISGGGGIVVLEDLEHALARGAKIYAEVTGYAATSDGHDMVAPSGEGGERAMRLALSTVPEGRKVGYINAHGTSTPVGDVGEVEAVRRIFGEGSVPPISSTKSMTGHAQGAAGALEAIFCLLMLEHDFITPSINVDTLADGILPGEIATQVVENAGLDSVMTNSFGFGGTNGSMVLSKYNG from the coding sequence ATGCGTCGAGTAGTCGTCACCGGTCTGGGGGTTGTGTCCTCGATCGGGAACAATGCCGAAGAGGTGCTCGCCTCGCTCAAAGCAGGCAAATCCGGCATCGTAGCAAGCGAACAGATGGTCGAGCACGGCTTTCGCAGCCAGATCGCCGGTTCGCTGAAAATCGATGTGGCCGATCACGTGGACAAGCGGACCCTGCGGTTCATGGGTCCGGGTGCTGCCTATGCCCATATCGCGATGAATCAGGCCATCGCGGACGCCGGGCTGACCGAAGATCAGGTGGTCAATCCGCGCACAGGTCTGGTGGCAGGTTCGGGTGGACCATCGACCAGCGCGATGTTGACTGCGCACCAAACCGTGCTGAAAACCGGCGCAACCAAACGGATCGGCCCGTTTGCAGTGCCAAAGTGCATGTGTTCGACGATTTCTGCGAACTTGGCGACCGCGTTCAAAATCAAAGGTATCAACTACTCGATCACGTCGGCCTGCTCGACCTCGCTGCACTGCATCGGCAATGCGGCTGAACAGATCATGCTGGGAAAGCAGGATGTGATGTTCGCAGGTGGAGGAGAAGAGCTGGACTGGACCCTGTCCTGCCTGTTCGACGCGATGGGTGCGATGTCGTCCAAGTACAACGACACACCTGATAAAGCCTCGCGCGCATTCGATCAGAACCGCGACGGATTTGTGATTTCCGGCGGTGGCGGCATCGTGGTTCTGGAAGACCTCGAGCATGCGCTGGCGCGCGGTGCGAAAATCTATGCCGAAGTAACCGGCTATGCCGCGACATCTGATGGGCACGACATGGTGGCACCATCCGGCGAAGGCGGCGAGCGCGCGATGCGTCTGGCGCTGTCGACCGTGCCCGAAGGCCGCAAGGTCGGCTATATCAATGCCCACGGCACCTCGACCCCAGTGGGCGACGTCGGAGAAGTCGAAGCCGTACGCCGTATCTTTGGTGAAGGCAGTGTGCCTCCGATTTCATCGACAAAATCGATGACCGGTCACGCGCAAGGCGCAGCGGGGGCGCTTGAGGCGATCTTCTGCCTGCTCATGCTGGAACATGATTTCATTACTCCGTCGATCAATGTCGACACACTTGCCGACGGCATCCTGCCCGGTGAAATTGCAACTCAAGTGGTTGAAAACGCAGGCTTGGACAGCGTGATGACCAATAGCTTCGGCTTTGGCGGCACCAACGGATCCATGGTTCTGTCGAAGTATAACGGGTGA
- the fabA gene encoding bifunctional 3-hydroxydecanoyl-ACP dehydratase/trans-2-decenoyl-ACP isomerase — MAQFPSSFDKDDLLKCARGELFGPGNAQLPAPPMLMMDRITEISGDGGAHGKGHVLAEFDITPELWFFDCHFPGNPIMPGCLGLDGLWQLTGFNLGWRGWQGRGMAVGVGEVKLTGMVRPDRKMLTYKIDFKKAIQTRRLTMGVADGIVEADGELIYDVKDMKVVLSDA, encoded by the coding sequence ATGGCCCAATTCCCGAGCAGTTTTGACAAGGACGATCTGCTGAAATGCGCCCGCGGCGAACTATTTGGCCCTGGCAACGCGCAGTTGCCGGCTCCGCCGATGTTGATGATGGACCGCATTACCGAGATTTCCGGCGACGGTGGAGCGCATGGCAAGGGTCATGTGCTGGCCGAATTCGATATCACACCTGAGCTTTGGTTCTTTGACTGCCATTTCCCTGGCAATCCGATCATGCCCGGCTGTCTGGGCCTGGACGGTTTGTGGCAACTGACCGGCTTCAACCTCGGCTGGCGCGGCTGGCAAGGACGTGGCATGGCCGTTGGCGTCGGAGAGGTCAAGTTGACCGGCATGGTGCGCCCGGACCGGAAGATGCTGACCTATAAGATTGATTTCAAAAAGGCGATCCAGACGCGCCGCCTGACCATGGGTGTGGCAGATGGCATCGTCGAAGCCGATGGCGAATTGATATACGACGTCAAGGATATGAAGGTCGTTCTGTCAGACGCCTGA
- the irrA gene encoding iron response transcriptional regulator IrrA, which translates to MTPQSREIAANWLVDAGLRPTRQRVALAELLVGDGLHRHVTAESLFESAKAKGDAVSLATVYNTLRAFCDAGVLQEITVDGSKSYFDTNTHDHPHFYWEDESRLSDAPSDQLVIQQLPEAPEGVEIASVDVVIRLRKK; encoded by the coding sequence ATGACACCTCAGAGCCGTGAGATCGCTGCAAATTGGTTGGTTGACGCAGGTTTGCGCCCCACGCGCCAAAGGGTTGCTTTGGCCGAATTGCTTGTGGGCGACGGTCTGCATCGTCATGTGACAGCGGAAAGCCTGTTTGAATCCGCAAAAGCCAAAGGTGACGCGGTTTCGCTGGCGACCGTATACAACACATTGCGGGCGTTTTGCGATGCCGGGGTGCTTCAAGAGATCACTGTTGACGGGTCCAAAAGCTATTTCGACACCAACACGCATGACCATCCGCATTTCTATTGGGAAGACGAAAGCCGTCTGAGCGATGCACCATCCGATCAATTGGTAATCCAACAATTGCCGGAAGCTCCTGAAGGCGTCGAAATCGCATCGGTCGATGTGGTGATCCGCCTGCGGAAGAAGTAA
- a CDS encoding LysR family transcriptional regulator, whose product MLYLTLRQYEYVCAIGRHGSLSAAAQRLNVSQPALSNALTRVESRLGYPLFARRRGAAMALTPQGRKFIEEAEALLKRAALLEQSKQPITGERRLRLGCFVDLAPFLLAQSLHRLQEALPDVALTHGVETFEGLISGLIDGRYDFALTYDLGMDAGFSCKKLFDSTPHALLSPDHTLAAANQLTLTELASYPLILSKEGLSAQHVLALFRRKGLNPTISHRAESLELSRSLAAHGEGIGISYTSPKNGFSYDQVRVISLPITDPDATESVVLARHGTGPTDPLITQAEHALVTLLFKD is encoded by the coding sequence ATGTTATACCTCACTCTGCGCCAATACGAATATGTTTGCGCCATCGGTCGGCATGGCAGCCTGTCTGCTGCGGCACAACGCCTAAATGTCTCGCAACCTGCCTTGTCCAATGCGCTGACCCGGGTCGAATCACGTTTGGGATATCCACTGTTTGCGCGAAGACGGGGTGCCGCGATGGCGCTGACCCCGCAGGGCCGCAAATTCATCGAAGAGGCCGAGGCCTTGTTGAAGCGAGCTGCGCTTTTGGAACAGTCAAAGCAGCCGATAACCGGCGAACGCCGATTGCGCCTGGGATGCTTTGTCGATCTGGCACCCTTTCTTCTGGCCCAATCTCTGCACCGCCTGCAAGAAGCTTTGCCCGACGTCGCCCTGACACACGGGGTTGAGACGTTCGAAGGCCTGATTTCCGGCTTGATCGATGGCAGATACGATTTTGCACTCACCTATGACCTCGGCATGGATGCCGGTTTTTCCTGCAAGAAGTTGTTCGACAGCACCCCACACGCACTGCTTTCACCTGATCATACACTGGCGGCGGCCAATCAGCTCACCCTGACCGAGCTAGCGTCATATCCACTGATTCTGTCTAAAGAGGGTTTGTCTGCACAGCATGTACTCGCGCTTTTCAGACGCAAAGGTTTGAACCCCACAATCTCGCACCGAGCGGAATCATTGGAGCTTTCGCGCAGTCTGGCCGCTCATGGGGAAGGCATCGGGATAAGCTATACCAGCCCTAAAAACGGCTTCAGCTATGATCAGGTCCGCGTGATAAGCCTGCCGATCACCGATCCAGATGCAACCGAATCTGTTGTATTGGCACGGCATGGCACGGGGCCGACTGATCCGCTGATCACGCAGGCTGAGCATGCGTTGGTTACGTTGTTATTTAAGGATTAG
- a CDS encoding phytanoyl-CoA dioxygenase family protein, with protein sequence MTHPLVSQAMIDNFQTDGVVLVKGLFADHIETLRAGVAANMAEPGPYASENRKDGETGRFFDDYCNWSRIPQFREVIEKSPAAEVAADLMQSQSVQMFHDHVLVKEPGTSMATPWHQDGPYYFVDGQQNISFWSPLDPVKQATLRCVAGSHRWEKEVLPTRWVSEEGFFPDEGQYMPIPDPDAERMKIVEFEMEPGDAVAFNYRTLHGARGNTSDSRRRAFSLRLVGDDARYVERPGRTSPPFPGHEMVPGQRLREDWFPVLLQR encoded by the coding sequence ATGACTCACCCTCTTGTTTCTCAGGCCATGATCGACAACTTCCAGACGGACGGCGTTGTGTTGGTTAAAGGCCTGTTCGCCGATCATATTGAAACCCTACGGGCCGGGGTTGCCGCGAATATGGCCGAGCCGGGTCCTTATGCTTCGGAGAACAGGAAAGATGGCGAAACCGGCCGTTTTTTTGACGACTATTGCAACTGGTCCCGTATCCCGCAGTTTCGTGAAGTGATCGAAAAATCTCCTGCTGCTGAAGTAGCGGCCGACCTCATGCAGTCGCAATCTGTGCAGATGTTCCATGACCATGTTCTGGTGAAGGAACCCGGAACCTCGATGGCAACGCCGTGGCATCAGGATGGGCCATACTATTTTGTGGATGGTCAACAGAATATCAGCTTCTGGTCACCGTTGGATCCGGTGAAACAAGCGACCTTGCGCTGCGTTGCCGGTTCGCACCGCTGGGAAAAAGAAGTGCTACCTACCCGCTGGGTCTCGGAAGAAGGTTTCTTCCCTGACGAGGGCCAGTACATGCCGATTCCGGACCCAGATGCCGAAAGGATGAAGATTGTAGAATTTGAAATGGAGCCCGGTGATGCAGTGGCCTTCAACTATCGCACGCTACACGGGGCCCGAGGCAATACTTCCGATAGCCGACGCAGGGCATTTTCGCTGCGATTGGTTGGTGATGATGCACGTTATGTCGAGCGTCCAGGCCGGACTTCGCCGCCATTTCCGGGACATGAAATGGTGCCTGGGCAAAGGCTGCGCGAGGACTGGTTCCCAGTTCTGCTACAGCGTTAG
- the miaB gene encoding tRNA (N6-isopentenyl adenosine(37)-C2)-methylthiotransferase MiaB: protein MSEPKKLFIKTYGCQMNVYDSERMAEALGGQGYVETKSPDDADMILLNTCHIREKAAEKVYSELGRFKGLKAEKPDLKIGVAGCVAQAEGEEIIRRQPLVDLVVGPQSYHRLPEMEAKTRAGEKALDTEFPEEDKFEKLKNRPKAKRGPTAFLTVQEGCDKFCAFCVVPYTRGAEVSRPADRILREARDLVERGVREITLLGQNVNAYHGAGPDGDMTLAGLIWELNKVDGLERIRFTTSHPNDMDDALIEAHGTCEKLMPYLHLPVQSGSDKILKRMNRSHTAESYLRLIERIREARPDILMSGDFIVGFPEETEEDFQATLDLVEEVKYGYAYSFKYSTRPGTPAAERPQVEAEVADERLQRLQGLITRHQREIQDSMVGKTVNVLFEKPGRQPGQMVGKSEYLHAVHVADADIASGDLRKVRIKSSGANSLGGALV, encoded by the coding sequence ATGTCTGAACCGAAAAAGCTGTTTATCAAGACCTATGGCTGTCAGATGAACGTCTATGACAGCGAACGCATGGCCGAAGCGCTGGGCGGACAGGGCTATGTCGAGACCAAATCGCCCGATGATGCGGATATGATCCTGCTCAATACCTGCCACATTCGAGAAAAGGCAGCTGAGAAAGTCTATTCCGAACTGGGCCGTTTCAAGGGCCTCAAGGCGGAAAAGCCGGACCTTAAAATCGGTGTCGCAGGTTGCGTCGCTCAGGCCGAAGGCGAGGAAATCATCCGCCGCCAGCCGCTTGTCGATCTGGTGGTGGGGCCACAAAGCTATCATCGCCTGCCCGAGATGGAGGCGAAGACGCGCGCGGGTGAAAAGGCGCTGGATACCGAGTTCCCCGAAGAAGACAAATTCGAAAAGCTCAAGAACCGCCCCAAGGCCAAGCGCGGACCGACGGCATTTCTGACCGTGCAGGAGGGGTGTGACAAGTTCTGTGCCTTCTGCGTTGTGCCCTATACACGCGGGGCCGAGGTCAGCCGCCCGGCAGATCGCATCCTGCGTGAGGCCCGCGATCTGGTTGAACGCGGTGTGCGTGAGATCACGCTGCTGGGGCAGAACGTCAATGCCTATCACGGGGCTGGACCGGACGGAGACATGACCCTTGCCGGTCTGATCTGGGAATTGAACAAGGTCGACGGGCTAGAGCGCATACGCTTTACCACCTCGCACCCGAACGACATGGATGATGCGCTGATCGAAGCGCATGGCACCTGTGAGAAGTTGATGCCATATCTGCATTTGCCGGTGCAGTCGGGGTCGGACAAAATCCTAAAGCGGATGAACCGCAGCCACACGGCTGAAAGCTATCTCCGATTGATCGAGCGTATCCGAGAAGCGCGCCCCGATATTCTGATGTCCGGCGATTTCATCGTGGGCTTCCCGGAAGAAACGGAAGAGGATTTTCAGGCTACTCTGGATTTGGTCGAAGAGGTCAAATACGGCTACGCCTATTCCTTCAAATACTCGACGCGACCCGGCACACCTGCAGCAGAACGGCCACAGGTCGAGGCCGAAGTGGCGGATGAACGCCTGCAGCGCTTGCAAGGGTTGATCACTCGCCACCAGCGCGAGATTCAGGACTCGATGGTCGGAAAGACAGTTAATGTCCTGTTTGAAAAGCCTGGGCGGCAACCGGGCCAGATGGTTGGAAAATCCGAGTATCTGCATGCGGTTCACGTCGCTGACGCTGATATCGCGAGCGGCGACTTACGTAAGGTAAGGATAAAATCGTCTGGCGCGAACTCGCTGGGTGGTGCGTTGGTCTGA
- a CDS encoding outer membrane protein has protein sequence MSWIRFPSVNLSRVLSATVVFLSCAAPTLAGDVVGEVTEPDVISSQRFARDVNAFYLGVSAGHASGGSDEFGLRVNDGDTFAAGDLKPSGNFAGFRGGWRGILPARGGRDYVYGLEVGYDFGTLDDITSSRSGGAEVSGRSAISDVLSIRLRNGLTNRSGSVLYFVTVGYVRGDITTSGSLTDASGTSRFESEDRRQGFSASLGAEHKLNENWSITGEIEYLQFESKTVELGPSFSTKSTPSYRGLRIGLNYTF, from the coding sequence GTGAGCTGGATACGTTTTCCGAGTGTAAACCTTTCCCGTGTTTTGTCGGCGACTGTCGTGTTTCTATCTTGCGCTGCCCCGACTTTGGCCGGCGATGTCGTCGGGGAAGTCACTGAGCCCGACGTAATCTCGTCTCAGCGTTTCGCGCGCGACGTCAATGCGTTCTATCTGGGGGTCAGCGCCGGACATGCCTCGGGCGGTTCGGACGAGTTTGGCCTGCGCGTGAACGACGGAGACACGTTTGCTGCGGGCGACCTTAAGCCAAGCGGAAATTTCGCAGGTTTTCGCGGTGGCTGGCGCGGCATTCTGCCAGCCAGAGGTGGGCGCGACTATGTGTATGGGCTGGAAGTCGGCTATGACTTTGGCACGCTCGATGACATCACCTCGTCCCGATCCGGTGGGGCAGAGGTCAGCGGCAGATCCGCGATCTCGGATGTATTGTCCATCCGCCTGCGGAACGGGCTTACCAACCGCAGCGGCAGTGTCCTCTATTTCGTGACTGTGGGTTATGTCCGCGGCGATATCACCACGTCAGGCTCACTAACTGATGCAAGCGGGACAAGCCGATTTGAGAGCGAGGACCGCCGACAAGGTTTCTCGGCCAGCTTGGGCGCTGAACACAAACTGAACGAAAATTGGTCGATCACCGGCGAGATCGAGTATCTGCAGTTCGAATCAAAAACGGTCGAACTGGGTCCGTCATTCTCGACCAAATCGACGCCAAGCTATCGCGGACTGCGGATCGGGTTGAACTATACATTCTGA